The Planococcus halocryophilus nucleotide sequence ATGAATGAGTATTCATTCAACGCGAAAGAGGGATGAAGATGAGTTTAATGACACGTGTTCATGAAATTGCAAAACAAAATCCTACTAAAGCAGCTTATAACTTTATGGGACAAGATACTAGCTACAAGGAATTTGATCAGAAAGTGGCGTTTTTTGCAGGCGCTTTAAAAGAGCTAGGCGTGGAAAAAGGGGACCATGTCGCATTTCTTTTGGGTAATACACCACATTTTTTAATTTCACTTTATGCAACAATGAGGTTAGGTGCAACAGCCGTTCCGATTAATCCTATCTATACTCCGGATGAAATCGCTTACATTGTTAATGATAGTGATGCTAAAGTGGTTGTTGCTCTTGATATGCTACTTCCATTAATAGAAAAAGCGCATGCCGCATTGCCGGCAGTGGCATCTTATGTCATCTGTGAAACTGATCCAGCGATGCCAGAAAAAATGGCCCAATTACCTGAAGCGGTAAAAAGCAAAATCTATTCCTTCACTAAACTGCTAACAAATTCTACTGTGAATAGTGAATTTGCGGAAGTCGAAGCTGACGATACAGCAGTTATTTTATACACATCAGGCACAACTGGAAAACCTAAAGGCGCAATGTTAACGCATCAAAACCTCTATTCAAATGCTCGAGATGTGGGAGAGTACCTTCAAATTAGTGAAACCGATCGCGTAGTAGCAACTTTGCCAGTATTCCATGTATTTGCATTGACAGTCGTTGTAAACGCACCTTTATTACAAGGCGCAACCATTATTTTAGTGCCTCGTTTTAATCCGAAAGAAGTGTTTGAGGTGATTAAAGCGAACAAAGCGACCGTTTTTGCAGGAGTACCAACGATGTTCAACTTTATGAACCAGTTGCCGGACGTTGATCCAGCAGATTTTGCTACTGTACGTCTTACCGTATCAGGTGGTTCTGCAATGCCAGTTGCTTTGCTTCATAGTTTTGAAGATAAATTTAATGTTCGCATTTCAGAAGGATATGGTTTGTCAGAAGCTTCTCCTGTTACTTGCTTTAACCCGATTGATCGAGAACGAAAAGCGGGTTCAATTGGTACATCAATCATCAATGTGGAAAACAAAGTTGTTAACGAATTAGGCGAAGAAGTAGCTGTAAATGAAGTAGGGGAATTGATTGTTCGTGGACCGAACGTAATGAGAGGGTATTACAAAATGCCAGAAGAAACAGCCTCAGCGATTCGTGACGGTTGGTTGTATACTGGAGACTTAGCACGTGTTGATGAAGAAGGCTATTTTTATATTGTTGATCGTAAAAAAGACATGATCATTGTTGGGGGATATAATGTTTACCCACGAGAAATTGAAGAAGTGTTGTTCGCACATCCTGCCATTTTGGAAGCAGCCGTAGTTGGTTTGCCTGATCCGGATTTCGGAGAAGAGGTAAATGCGTACGTGGTACTAAAAGATCCGACAGTCTCTATTGAGGATTTGAAAGTATACTGTGCAGAACATTTAGCAAAATACAAAGTGCCAAGACAGTTTGAAGTTCTTCAAGAATTACCGAAAAATACAACGGGTAAAATTTTACGACGATCGTTGAAAGATCAAGCAAGACAGAAATAAGCCAATCTTCACTTTAAATTAATTCCTAAAGAAGCGATGCGATATAGCATTGCTTCTTTTTTTGAAGTGAATTTCTGTTGAATTCGTGTAACAAGCAAAAAATTTCATGTGAGAATGCCGAAGGTTCGTGTAAGAAAAATAAAAACTCATGTAAAAAATTAAATGATTGTGGTAAAAAGCTCAAAACTTCATTTAAAAATGCATCAGTACTCCTTTGTGTCTTTTCCTAGAAGTCTTTATTATAGTAAAAGAGTATATAGGAAAAGTCAGATGTAAGAAGGGGAATGAATGGTGAAAAAAACAGTAGAAATTCAAGATATCACAACAGTGGTTTCTGTAACCGATCCTCAAATATCACCAGATGGCAAAAGTGCAGTATTCGTTCATACCACAATAGATGAGCAGGAAAATGCATATAACGCGAATCTTTATCATATCGGTTTGGAAACGCGTCAGCATAGACAATGGACTTTTGACAAAAGCCAAATCAGTTCGCCGCAGTGGTCTGCAGACGGTACAGCTGTCGCATATTTAGTAGAAGAAGATGGCCATAAGCAATTGTTCGTTTTATCGTTAGCGGACGGACAAATAAACAAAATGACTAATTTAGAAAGTGGCATAGAGCGATTCCAATGGTCGCCTTGTGGAAAAAAGATTTGGGTTAATGGTGTCCTAGATAAAGAACAAACCGCAAATCTACTCTACCAACAAATAGGGTTTTTAACGATTGAGTCGAAAAAGGTAGAACCCGTACTAGCGGGGGATTGTCATTATCGCTTAGAAGCCGTATCGCATGATGGGGGAAAATTAGTTTATGCGGTAGTAAAAGAAAAAAAACATGATCTTGTACCTGGTCAACCTCTTTGTTTATATAATCTTGAAACACAAGAACAAAAAATGCTTACAGAAAACCAAGGTCATTTTAGTGGTGTGACTTTTTCACATGATGACTCAAAGCTCGCGTATTTTGGAAACATGCGACAATACGGTGATGCTACTCATAAAGAGCTTTATATCGCAGATTTACAAAATCAAACGAATAGTTGTTTAACAGAAGGTTTAGATGTGCCTGTGGGAGATTACGCAATAAGTGATTATCAAGAAATAACTGCAGGGAAGCCTGTCTGGACGAAAGATGATCATTTGTATTTCCAAGTATCCACTATGGGCGATGTCCGTCTATATTTTGCATCGCTCGATGGGATGATTTTTCCAGCATCTCCTGAAATGGAGCATGTTGTTGGCTACGATGTTTCACAAGAGGGTGAATTTGCGATTCTTGCTATTAGCACGATGACTCAACCAGGAGAGTTATACCGCTTACAGATTACAACGGGAGAATATGAAGTGCTAACGTCTTTTAATGAGGATTATGTTGAAAGTACCCAGTTGCGCGAAGGTCAACCGACGATTACCTCGGGCTCAATTGAGTCGGTACACAGTTGGTTGATTAAACCAATCGGTATGCAAGAAGGTGAAAAGTATCCGTTAATCGTCAAAGTTCACGATGGTGCTCATGGGATGTTTGCGAATACCTTTTATCATGAACTGCAATTACTTGCAGCACAAGGTTATGGTGTTCTTTATGTTAATCCAAGTGGAAGCCATGGCTATAGTCAGGAGTTTGCAAAAATAGGAAGAGATGTTGCTTATAAAGATACGATGAATGCAGTAGCTGAAGTGGTAGAAACAATTGAATGGGTCGATGAGAATCAATTAGCTGTAATAGGAGATAGTTACGGTGGTCTGTTAACGAAGTTGCTTTTTCTTTACAGGAAAAAACCAGATCGTTTTACAAGTGAGAAAACAGAACAATTGGCTTTAAAATTAGAAAGCATGGAGAAGGATACAAAATTTGTCCGTTTTCTAGAAACGTCCATGAATGATTCATATGTGTATAAACCAAGTCATCGCATTGAACGTTTAGAACAAATTATAAGTTGGGTGAAAAAATACGTATAGAAAAAAGCGGCTGAAAAAGCCGCTCTTTTTTTATGACTATTTCCCTTTAAACACAGGTTTTCTTTTTTCTCCAAAAGCGGTAAGAGCTTCAACTCGGTCTTCAGTGGGTATAGTGATTTCATAAGCCTTACGTTCGATTTGAAGGCCAGTATGTAAATCAGTGTTCATGCCGTTTTTAATTGCGAATTTTGCTTGTTGAAGTGCGATTGGGCCATTTGCAAGAATGGCATCTGAAAAATTGCCAGTTACTTCAGCAAGTTCATCACGTGTGGTGACTCGTGTTAATAATCCATAATCCAATGCTTCAACAGATTTTAAGCGACGTGCAGTCAATATTAACTCTAATGCTTTTGTTTCACCGATCAAACGAGGAAGACGTTGAGTGCCGCCAGCTCCGGGAATAATTCCTAAACTCGTTTCAGTTAGTCCTAGAAGTGTATCATCTGTAGCAATTCGGAAATCACAAGCGAGTGCTAGTTCCATTCCCCCTCCAAATGCAAAACCATTAATCATAGCAATAGTTGGTTGTGGCAAGTTTTCGATTGTGGAAAACACTTCTCCGATTTTGTAGATATTGCGTTTAACATGTTGGTCAGTTAAATTTTTGCGTTCTTTCAAGTCCGCACCCACACTGAATGCTTTTTCCCCTGCACCAGTGAAAACAACAACACGGATATCTGGATTGATGCGGATTGCTTCTACAACCTGACCCAGCTCGTTTAACATGTCATAGTTAAAGGCATTCATGGCCTCGGGTCTGTTTAACGTAATAAAAGCCAAATTGTTTTGTTGTTCATAATGAATTGTGTCCATTTTCATCCCCCTTGTATCGTTCCATCCATTAAAAACATATCACTTTTTGGACTATTTCGCCATCAGACTCTATAATGAACTCCATGGGAGGGACTGCATTTATGAATCAAATAACGTTTATACGCATCTTCCGGATTGTCTGGCTGGCAGTCAAGATCTTTTTACAAGTAACGATTTTCCAAAAGCGCAATCGAGGCAAATGGACTCCGCTAGTTGAAAAAAGATGGAATGAGATGATTACAAAGCAAGCAAAAGAATATAAGAACCTCGCATTAAAGCTAGGTGGCCTTATGATTAAACTTGGGCAGTTTCTCTCAACACGAGCGGATATCATGCCGCCATCGTTTCTCGAAGAGTTAGAAGGGCTAATAGACCGTGTACCTTCTGTTCCAAGACAGGACATCATCTCAGTGCTTGAACAAGAATGGAATACGCCCCATACGGAATACTTGGACCATTTATCAGAATCAGCAATCGCTTCTGCTTCAATTGGTGAAGTATACAAAGGGGTACTGAAAAATGGGTTGGAAGTCGCCGTCAAAGTTCAGCGACCAGGAACCGATCGGATATTACGCGCTGACTTTAAAGCCATTCGCATTGTGATATGGCTAGCTGAAAAATTCACACCGTATGGAAAACAAATTGACTTTAAGCAATTATACGTGGAGATGACAGAAACCATTGGCAACGAATTAAATTTTTTGAAAGAACTTCAAAATGGCCGTTCTTTTTCCGATCGCTTTGATGCAATGGAAGGAGTCCGGATTCCGATGTATTTCGATGAATTCACCACACGTCGCGTGCTGGTGATGGAATGGATTGAAGGAGCGCGAATTACAGATTTAGCATTTATCGAAAAAAACGAATTAGATCGTCATGAAATATCCGAACGTTTGTTTATTTTGTTTTTGGAACAAATTTTATACGGCGGTCAATTCCATGCCGACCCTCATGGGGGAAATATTTTACTTGAACCAAATGGCGGAATTGTGTTGATCGATTTTGGGATGATCGGTACGATTACAAAAAAAGATTCCCAATCTGTATTACGTGCAGCAGAAGGAATTATTTTCAAAAATTACGAGCAAGTACTGGATTCATTGGAAGAATTACGCTTTTTATTGCCCCAGGCAGATCGCGTCGTGTTAGAGGACGCCATATCACGACTTGTGGCAGCATACGAATCAAACGAATTGTCACAGATGGATAGTTTTGTAGTAGAGCGGTTACTTGATGATATTCAAGACATTGTTCGAACACAACCGGTTCAATTACCAGCTGAATTTGCCTTTTTTGGACGAGCAACTTCTATTTTTGTCGGTGTCTTGCATATCTTAGATCCAAATGTAGATTTAATGGCATTGGCTCGACCACGAATTCTGGAATGGGCTTCGTCACAAAAAGAAGGCAAAGGGATGTTCGGTAAAGAAGACATCTTACGCTGGGTATTAAATGGAACAGGTCCATTACGCGTCTTTCCTCAGAAAGTGATCAATTATTTAGAAGAACCAGAGCGTCTCCGTCGCTATATTGAAAATCGGGATGGCAAGGAACGTGAATACCGACGTGATTTACAATCTCGTATGTTTGCTGGAGTTTTCACAATCCTGTCTTTTGTCGGAATTTCCGTCTCCGTTTGGTTCTGGAACGAACCTTATATGTGGGTTTCTTCGGTATTTTTCGTAGGCTCTCTGTGGGCATATCGTTCGATAAAGTAAAAAAAGCGAAAACGCCACGAAACAACATAAAGATACTAACAAAAGAGCTTTCGATTAAAGTCTTTAACTTTAATCAAAAGCTCTTTTACGTTGCCATTTAAAATGAGTAAAACATTCACTCAAGAGGCTGCTGTTTGCGTGGGGGAAATGTCCGTGTTGTCACATAAGCCATCGGACGATTATGAACACGCTGCGCCTTTTTGAAAAAACGACGAAGGGATCCGGCGAAAGAATGTTGATTACGTAAAGCAATAGGCGATACATCTAAATAAACGGTTAAGTTATTGCTTAAATAAATGATACTTCCCTTGCCGCTGCTGTCACTTTCGATAAGGTCGATGGCATCGTAATTAAACCAAACGCATTCTTTGTTTTTAGGAGAGTGTGTCGGAAAGAAAATGAGTGGATTGCCGTAATACTCGCCTACAATAATGGGGGGCTTATGTTTTACACCGACAGCTTTTTGAGCATAAAGTGTGGCGCTTTCTAATGACGCACGATAAAAGCGGCAAGAAGTGGTTACCGTTTTGTAAACAGCGTCTTCAACCACAAATTCATTGCGGTCTTCAATCACACGCATCCAGGTGCGATGGCCGTCCGTATAGGGTAAAAGGGCATACGTATTTGTGCAAATCGTATACGAAGACGGTCTGTGATTCTTTTTACTCATGAAGAATAACCCCCTAAATTTACTTTACATATCCTATTATAATAAAAAATGGAAATTTGGCAACGTTAATTAGATTGAAAATAAACTTTTTTCTGTTTAATTGTAATTTTCAAATAAGTCTTGATTTTTATTATTCCTTTCATGTATACTAATGAAAAGCATTCGGGGTGAAGAAGAATGGAAAACTATTATTCTTATGCTGATTTCATGAAGGCAATGGCTCAAACAAAAAAAATTACGGAAGCTGAAAAGCTGCTAAATGATATCTATTTAGATCTGTTCTTAAAACATGTTCATCGTTCTCAACAGGAAGAACAGCTAATGGCACTCATCGATGAAGCCCTGGACAATCATGATCAAAAAGCGTTCACTAAATACACAACTCAATTACAAATTTTAAATCACGAAGAAACGGAATAAATAGCTGTTTAAAAAATAGCTAGAAAAAGGGAACTAGATATAATCTAGTTCCCTTTTTCTATGCTCATTAAGAGAAGGCGATTCCTTTATGAATGTACTAGCAACTTTCTATTTCTAGGTATTTTTTTCTTAATTTGCATTAAAAAACATATGTTCGCTTTTTATTAGTGGTTTTTTAGGGCATATGTTAAAGTAGATGTATTGAAAGAATGGGAGGATGCCTCATTATGAAACAAGAATTTAATTTGCAAGCACCATATGAACCCGCGGGAGATCAGCCACAAGCGATTGCTGAATTGACCCAAGGCATCATCGACGGCAAGCGTTGCCAAACATTATTGGGAGCAACGGGTACAGGGAAAACCTATACAATGTCAAACGTCATCCAGCAAGTGAAAAAGCCAACCCTTGTTATGGCTCACAATAAAACTTTAGCAGGGCAGCTCTACAGCGAATTTAAAGAATTTTTCCCCGATAATGCTGTAGAGTATTTTGTTAGTTATTATGATTATTATCAACCCGAGGCATATGTGCCACAATCAGATACATTTATAGAAAAAGACGCGAGCATTAACGATGAAATTGACAAACTGCGTCACTCTGCAACAAGTTCGTTATTTGAACGTGATGATGTTATTGTCATCGCATCAGTTTCTTGTATTTATGGACTTGGATCGCCAAAAGAATACCGTGAATTGGTCGTTTCTTTACGTAAAGGAATGGAAATCGAGCGCAATCAATTATTAAGAAAATTAGTGGATGTTCAATACGAGCGTAACGATATCAACTTTATCCGTGGGACATTCCGTGTCCGTGGCGATGTGGTAGAAATATTCCCAGCGTCACGTGATGAAAGATGTTTACGTGTTGAATTTTTTGGTGATGAGATTGATCGCATTCGTGAAGTAGATGCACTGACTGGTGAAATTATTGGTGAACGTGACCATGTTGCCATTTTCCCAGCATCTCACTTTGTGACACGTGAAGATAAAATGGTCAAAGCCATTGAAAATATTGAAGTTGAATTAGAAGAACGTCTGAAGGAAATGCGTGCGGAAGATAAATTATTAGAAGCACAGCGACTTGAACAGCGCACACGCTATGATTTAGAAATGATGCGGGAGATGGGCTTTTGTTCGGGGATTGAAAACTACTCACGTCATTTGACACTTCGTCCTGCAGGAGCACAGCCTTATACATTAATTGATTATTTCCCAGAAGACTTTTTATTAGTAGTGGATGAAAGCCACGTAACTTTGCCGCAAGTCCGTGGGATGTTTAATGGTGATCAAGCGCGTAAAAAAGTATTAGTTGATCACGGGTTCCGTTTGCCTTCAGCAATGGATAATCGCCCGTTAACATTTACAGAGTTTGAAGAACATATTAGTCAAGCGGTATTCGTATCCGCAACACCAGGTCCGTATGAATTAGAACATACGCCAGAAATGGTTGAACAGATTATTCGTCCGACAGGATTGCTTGATCCGACAATTGAAATTCGTCCAATTGAAGGGCAAATTGATGATTTGATGGACCAAATTCGTCAACGAGCGGAAAAAAATGAACGTGTATTAGTCACGACTTTAACGAAAAAAATGTCGGAAGATTTAACGGCTTATTTAAAAGACGCAGGCATCAAAGTTAATTACTTGCACTCCGAAATCAAAACACTCGAACGGATTGAAATTATTCGCGAATTGCGAATGGGTGTCTATGATGTACTTGTGGGGATTAACTTACTGCGTGAAGGACTAGATATTCCAGAAGTTTCGTTAGTGACCATTTTGGATGCTGACAAAGAAGGATTTTTACGTTCTGAGCGAGCACTTATTCAAACGATGGGACGTGCAGCAAGAAACGCAAATGGTCAAGTCATCATGTATGCTGACAGAATAACCGATTCGATGCAAAAAGCGATGGACGAAACGACACGCCGTCGCACCATTCAAGCAGAATACAACGAAAAACATGGTGTCACGCCAATTACCATACAGAAGAAAATTCGTGACGTCATCCGTGCAACAAACGCGGCAGAAGAGTCAGAAGAATATATTTCAAAAGCAGTATCAGGCAAGAAGCTCAAAAAAGAAGAGCGCGTAAAACTGATCAGCTTGTTGGAAACAGAAATGAAAGAAGCTGCAAAAGCACTCGACTTCGAACGTGCTGCAGAATTGCGGGATACGGTGCTTGAATTGAAAGCGGAAGGATGATGCAAGGTGAAGAAACAGGAAATACGCATACAAGGTGCACGCGCACATAATTTAAAAAATATTGATGTTGTCATTCCGCGTGACAAACTTGTCGTTATGACGGGTTTGTCAGGGTCTGGTAAATCATCATTAGCATTTGATACGATTTATGCAGAAGGTCAACGGCGATATGTTGAGTCACTGTCTGCTTATGCACGCCAATTTCTAGGGCAAATGGATAAGCCAGATGTCGATTTAATCGAAGGTTTATCACCAGCCATTTCAATAGATCAGAAAACCACGAGTAAAAACCCACGATCTACAGTGGCAACTGTAACAGAAATTTACGATTATATGCGTTTGATGTTCGCACGGATTGGCAAACCGATTTGTCCGAATCACGGCATTGAGATTTCATCACAAACAATTGAGCAGATGGTAGATCGTATTGTAGAATATCCAGAGCGCACCAAAATGCAGATTTTGGCGCCGATTGTATCTGGTCGAAAAGGTACTCATGTTAAATTACTTGAAGACATTAAAAAGCAAGGTTATGTCCGTGTTCGTGTGAATGGAGAATTAATTGATTTAGATGACGATATTACATTGGATAAAAACAAAAAGCATAATATCGAAGTAGTCATTGACCGGATTATTATTAAAGAAGGGATCGCCCCACGGTTAAGTGATTCTTTAGAATCTGCTCTACGATTAGCAGATGGACGGGTATTAGTAGATGTAATGGAAAAAGAAGAGTTATTGTTTAGTGAACATCATGCTTGTCCGATTTGTGGATTTTCCATCGGTGAATTAGAACCGAGAATGTTTTCGTTCAACTCACCTTTTGGTGCTTGTCCAGAATGTGATGGCTTAGGGATGAAGCTCGAAGTTGATCCTGAACTCGTCATTCCTGATTGGAATGTGTCATTAAATAAAGGGGCGATTGTGCCATGGCAGCCGACGAGTTCGCAATATTATCCACAATTACTAAAAGCTGTTTGTCAGCATTATAAAATCGATATGGATATTCCGGTCAGTGAGTTGCCCGAAGAATATATAAATGTCATTATGCGTGGATCTGGAGAAGATAAAATTCGTTTCCGTTACGAAAATGATTATGGCCAAATTCGAGATAATCATATTCAGTTTGAGGGAGTCCTTTCGAACGTTGATCGGCGCTACCGTGAAACGTCATCTGACTATATTCGTGAGCAAATGGAAAAATACATGGGGCAACAAGCATGTCCTACGTGTGAAGGGTATCGTTTAAAACCGGAATCTTTATCAGTAAAAGTGAATAACTTGCACATCGGGACAGTAGCGGAGTTTTCTATTGTAGAAGCATATGAATTTTTCGATCAACTAAAATTATCGGAAAAAGATATGCAAATTGCGAAATTGATATTACGGGAAATTCAAGAGCGGATTGGTTTCTTGATCAATGTCGGTTTAGACTACCTTACGTTAAACCGTGCCTCTGGAACTTTATCAGGGGGAGAAGCGCAACGAATTCGTTTAGCAACTCAAATTGGCTCAAGGTTGACTGGCGTATTGTATATTTTGGATGAACCCTCAATTGGCTTGCATCAGCGTGATAATGACCGATTGATTGAGACGCTTAAAAGTATGCGGGACATCGGAAATACGTTAATTGTCGTCGAACATGATGAAGATACCATGTTGGCAGCAGATTATTTAATCGATGTTGGGCCAGGAGCAGGAGTTCATGGTGGCGAAATTATTGCTGCGGGGACACCAGATAAGGTGATGAAAAACAAAAAATCATTAACTGGACAATATTTAAGCGGCAAGAAGTTTATTCCATTGCCGGCAGAGCGAAGAACGCCAAGCGATCGAAAAATAGCAATTCGTGGAGCTAACCAAAATAACTTGAAAAAAGTAGATGTTGATATTCCGCTTGGGTTATTTACAGCTGTTACAGGTGTTTCAGGCTCAGGGAAAAGTACGTTGATAAATGAAATTCTTTATAAAACTTTGGCACATCGATTAAATCGAGCTAAAGCAAAGCCAGGACAATTCGATTCAATCGAAGGAACTGAAGAGTTAGAAAAAGTCATCGAAATCGATCAGTCGCCAATTGGTCGAACACCTCGCTCAAACCCTGCAACTTATACAGGCGTTTTTGATGATGTACGAGATGTTTACGCCACAACGAACGAAGCAAAAGTTCGGGGGTATAAAAAAGGACGTTTCAGTTTCAACGTCAAGGGCGGTCGCTGTGAAGCTTGTCGTGGGGATGGTATTATAAAAATAGAAATGCATTTCCTTCCGGATGTTTATGTGCCTTGCGAAATTTGCCACGGTAAACGGTATAACCGAGAAACTTTGGAAGTGAAATATAAAAATAAAAGCATTGCCGATGTACTGGCTATGACGGTAGAAGACGCTTTATCATTTTTTGAAAACATTCCAAAGATTAACCGGAAACTGCAGACCATTGTCGATGTGGGATTGGGTTACATTACGATGGGGCAACCTGCCACAACATTATCAGGAGGAGAGGCGCAACGCGTGAAGCTAGCTTCAGAGCTTCATAAACGTTCAAACGGTAAATCCTTCTACATTTTGGATGAACCAACAACTGGTCTTCATGCCGATGATATTTCGCGGCTACTGCTAGTGTTACAGCGTCTTGTAGAAAATGGCGATACTGTATTGACCATTGAACATAATCTAGATGTTATTAAGACAGCAGATCATATTATTGATCTAGGCCCTGAAGGTGGAGACAAAGGCGGAACCATTTTGGCAACAGGTACTCCTGAAGAAATTGCAGCTGTTGATAATTCTTATACTGGCAAGTATTTAAAACCAATTCTTGAACGGGACCGGGCGCGTATGGAGTCCTTAGTTAAAGGCGCAAGTCGTAAGAAAAAAGTAGTTAAATGAAACTTTTCTCGCTAACAAACGTATTTAGTAACAGAACCTATCTGTTTGTTAGGTAAGCTTTAGCTTATTGATATTCAGAAAAAGAGGAGGCCGCAATACATGCAAAGCGAAAAAGAACGCATTTTAGACATGGTTGAGAACGGTACGATTTCAGCACGTGAAGCAGTTGAGTTGTTGCGCGCGATAGATGGCAATAGTTCTTCTTCAAATGAACCCAATTATGGCCGGAACACTCAACGAGACAAATCAAGCAAGCGTGGGTTTTTCAGACCCGAAGATATTGTGAAAAAAGTGTCGCAAGATTTTTCGAAAAATGTATCGAAAAACGTCTCAAAGAATGTCTCACGCGACATTAATGACTTTGGCAATCGCATGATGGAGTTTATGCAAACTTCTGTCGGCAAGTTGAAAACAATGGAGTTTGATTCGCCATTTGGGGAAGCTGTTCAATTCAGTCATACCTTTACTGATGAAATGACCGATTTGAATACAATCATTGCAGATATTGCGAATGGCCAATTGGAGATTTTCCCATCACAAGATGGTTTATTGCGTGCAGAGTGTAGCGTAAAAGCTTATCGTTCAGAATCTGCAGCGCATGCCAAAGAAGAT carries:
- a CDS encoding fatty acid--CoA ligase family protein, with the protein product MSLMTRVHEIAKQNPTKAAYNFMGQDTSYKEFDQKVAFFAGALKELGVEKGDHVAFLLGNTPHFLISLYATMRLGATAVPINPIYTPDEIAYIVNDSDAKVVVALDMLLPLIEKAHAALPAVASYVICETDPAMPEKMAQLPEAVKSKIYSFTKLLTNSTVNSEFAEVEADDTAVILYTSGTTGKPKGAMLTHQNLYSNARDVGEYLQISETDRVVATLPVFHVFALTVVVNAPLLQGATIILVPRFNPKEVFEVIKANKATVFAGVPTMFNFMNQLPDVDPADFATVRLTVSGGSAMPVALLHSFEDKFNVRISEGYGLSEASPVTCFNPIDRERKAGSIGTSIINVENKVVNELGEEVAVNEVGELIVRGPNVMRGYYKMPEETASAIRDGWLYTGDLARVDEEGYFYIVDRKKDMIIVGGYNVYPREIEEVLFAHPAILEAAVVGLPDPDFGEEVNAYVVLKDPTVSIEDLKVYCAEHLAKYKVPRQFEVLQELPKNTTGKILRRSLKDQARQK
- a CDS encoding S9 family peptidase, whose translation is MVKKTVEIQDITTVVSVTDPQISPDGKSAVFVHTTIDEQENAYNANLYHIGLETRQHRQWTFDKSQISSPQWSADGTAVAYLVEEDGHKQLFVLSLADGQINKMTNLESGIERFQWSPCGKKIWVNGVLDKEQTANLLYQQIGFLTIESKKVEPVLAGDCHYRLEAVSHDGGKLVYAVVKEKKHDLVPGQPLCLYNLETQEQKMLTENQGHFSGVTFSHDDSKLAYFGNMRQYGDATHKELYIADLQNQTNSCLTEGLDVPVGDYAISDYQEITAGKPVWTKDDHLYFQVSTMGDVRLYFASLDGMIFPASPEMEHVVGYDVSQEGEFAILAISTMTQPGELYRLQITTGEYEVLTSFNEDYVESTQLREGQPTITSGSIESVHSWLIKPIGMQEGEKYPLIVKVHDGAHGMFANTFYHELQLLAAQGYGVLYVNPSGSHGYSQEFAKIGRDVAYKDTMNAVAEVVETIEWVDENQLAVIGDSYGGLLTKLLFLYRKKPDRFTSEKTEQLALKLESMEKDTKFVRFLETSMNDSYVYKPSHRIERLEQIISWVKKYV
- a CDS encoding enoyl-CoA hydratase-related protein, translated to MDTIHYEQQNNLAFITLNRPEAMNAFNYDMLNELGQVVEAIRINPDIRVVVFTGAGEKAFSVGADLKERKNLTDQHVKRNIYKIGEVFSTIENLPQPTIAMINGFAFGGGMELALACDFRIATDDTLLGLTETSLGIIPGAGGTQRLPRLIGETKALELILTARRLKSVEALDYGLLTRVTTRDELAEVTGNFSDAILANGPIALQQAKFAIKNGMNTDLHTGLQIERKAYEITIPTEDRVEALTAFGEKRKPVFKGK
- a CDS encoding ABC1 kinase family protein; this translates as MNQITFIRIFRIVWLAVKIFLQVTIFQKRNRGKWTPLVEKRWNEMITKQAKEYKNLALKLGGLMIKLGQFLSTRADIMPPSFLEELEGLIDRVPSVPRQDIISVLEQEWNTPHTEYLDHLSESAIASASIGEVYKGVLKNGLEVAVKVQRPGTDRILRADFKAIRIVIWLAEKFTPYGKQIDFKQLYVEMTETIGNELNFLKELQNGRSFSDRFDAMEGVRIPMYFDEFTTRRVLVMEWIEGARITDLAFIEKNELDRHEISERLFILFLEQILYGGQFHADPHGGNILLEPNGGIVLIDFGMIGTITKKDSQSVLRAAEGIIFKNYEQVLDSLEELRFLLPQADRVVLEDAISRLVAAYESNELSQMDSFVVERLLDDIQDIVRTQPVQLPAEFAFFGRATSIFVGVLHILDPNVDLMALARPRILEWASSQKEGKGMFGKEDILRWVLNGTGPLRVFPQKVINYLEEPERLRRYIENRDGKEREYRRDLQSRMFAGVFTILSFVGISVSVWFWNEPYMWVSSVFFVGSLWAYRSIK
- a CDS encoding competence protein ComK, producing the protein MSKKNHRPSSYTICTNTYALLPYTDGHRTWMRVIEDRNEFVVEDAVYKTVTTSCRFYRASLESATLYAQKAVGVKHKPPIIVGEYYGNPLIFFPTHSPKNKECVWFNYDAIDLIESDSSGKGSIIYLSNNLTVYLDVSPIALRNQHSFAGSLRRFFKKAQRVHNRPMAYVTTRTFPPRKQQPLE
- a CDS encoding IDEAL domain-containing protein, coding for MENYYSYADFMKAMAQTKKITEAEKLLNDIYLDLFLKHVHRSQQEEQLMALIDEALDNHDQKAFTKYTTQLQILNHEETE
- the uvrB gene encoding excinuclease ABC subunit UvrB — encoded protein: MKQEFNLQAPYEPAGDQPQAIAELTQGIIDGKRCQTLLGATGTGKTYTMSNVIQQVKKPTLVMAHNKTLAGQLYSEFKEFFPDNAVEYFVSYYDYYQPEAYVPQSDTFIEKDASINDEIDKLRHSATSSLFERDDVIVIASVSCIYGLGSPKEYRELVVSLRKGMEIERNQLLRKLVDVQYERNDINFIRGTFRVRGDVVEIFPASRDERCLRVEFFGDEIDRIREVDALTGEIIGERDHVAIFPASHFVTREDKMVKAIENIEVELEERLKEMRAEDKLLEAQRLEQRTRYDLEMMREMGFCSGIENYSRHLTLRPAGAQPYTLIDYFPEDFLLVVDESHVTLPQVRGMFNGDQARKKVLVDHGFRLPSAMDNRPLTFTEFEEHISQAVFVSATPGPYELEHTPEMVEQIIRPTGLLDPTIEIRPIEGQIDDLMDQIRQRAEKNERVLVTTLTKKMSEDLTAYLKDAGIKVNYLHSEIKTLERIEIIRELRMGVYDVLVGINLLREGLDIPEVSLVTILDADKEGFLRSERALIQTMGRAARNANGQVIMYADRITDSMQKAMDETTRRRTIQAEYNEKHGVTPITIQKKIRDVIRATNAAEESEEYISKAVSGKKLKKEERVKLISLLETEMKEAAKALDFERAAELRDTVLELKAEG